GTCAGATCACGATAGAAGGCCTACGGGAGAACGGCCTAGTCGAATACAGCAACCCAGCTCAAGCGAACCGGGCAGTTGTCTGGATTCCTCTGTTATCAGAAGAGAAGATCGACGATGAAGACGTTCATATTAAGTTTGGAATGCGTTGTAAGAAGCAGATATTGACTGTGTTTAATTCATAATTCCATGGTTAACAACATGTACCGTTACACTTGAATCGAATTCCACCTTTGCATAATCATCCGGCCAGTGCAGTCCTTTCCAGGTATTCGGATAATAAGCCTTGATACTCTGTCCGATTCCGAACCCGTCATGGTTGGCCTGCTGTATTTTTTGCGTTATGGCTTGAGCTCTTCTGGTCAGTTCCTCCCCTATCGTCTTATTTAACGGATTCACATATTTCTTTTCATTGAGATGATCTCTAGGGTATTCGGTAGCCGCTACTTTTAATTTTAAATCCAGCTTTACTTTAATTTTTCGGCCGTCCTGGACGTTTATTTTCAGCCTTCGTTTTAGGCTTTGGATGTCTATCGCGATATAGTTTTCCGGGCGCTGATTTTCCGCGTTCTCTACTTTGAGCGTCAGGTTCGCTTCTTTTGCTAATTTATCGGCCATCAGCAGATACAGCACCGAGTCCTCTGCGGATAATGTCCCTGTCATTTTATCGTTGTAAAATAAGGCTATCCCGGAAACGGTCGGACTCGTCTCGGTTTTGGTAATATAGGGAGCTGCAAAATCATTGCCTTGAGTCAGCATCGATGGACATGCCAGCTGCAGGTTAACATCCGGTACAACTGTTTTACGCTCCATGCTTTGAATTAGTTTGTTAAAATGCTCGCCAATGAGTTTTGTTCCCACCTTTTTGAGATTGATGGCCTCGCGTGCTGAACCTTCAACGACAGCAATCCTGGCATTCAAGGCGCTTGTAGGATCACGGTATAATACGTCCAGATACGGATATATGCCCTCTTTGGCCAAAGCCTCGCCGAGAAGAATGACACGGAGCTTGGAACTGGAGTATATGCCAGAAATCTCCCGGTCAAGAATATCCCGCAATTCCCTGGTCGTATTTCCCTTTCCCGAATGGACTTCGTTCAATTCCTTCTGGGTGGATTGCGAGCCGCTGACATCCATCACGGAGGAGGTATTTCGAAGCTTACCTTCCGGCTCCAGATCCAGGCCGCTAATATCTATGATTCTGACGTCTTTTAACAATTGCTGATCCCAACAGCCCGACAGAAGCATGGCCATTAAACAGGCTGCAAGCAAAATTCCTGTTGTTCTCAACTTGTTCCCCTCCTAGTCTCTGTGATCTTAAACAGAACGGAAATGATTAATAAGACCAATGGGGTCACGAATATCAACAAATAAACGGCGATGGCCAATATTTTCTCTATTGCATCGATTTGGAACGGATCCTTGATGAC
The window above is part of the Paenibacillus lutimineralis genome. Proteins encoded here:
- a CDS encoding Ger(x)C family spore germination protein, producing the protein MRTTGILLAACLMAMLLSGCWDQQLLKDVRIIDISGLDLEPEGKLRNTSSVMDVSGSQSTQKELNEVHSGKGNTTRELRDILDREISGIYSSSKLRVILLGEALAKEGIYPYLDVLYRDPTSALNARIAVVEGSAREAINLKKVGTKLIGEHFNKLIQSMERKTVVPDVNLQLACPSMLTQGNDFAAPYITKTETSPTVSGIALFYNDKMTGTLSAEDSVLYLLMADKLAKEANLTLKVENAENQRPENYIAIDIQSLKRRLKINVQDGRKIKVKLDLKLKVAATEYPRDHLNEKKYVNPLNKTIGEELTRRAQAITQKIQQANHDGFGIGQSIKAYYPNTWKGLHWPDDYAKVEFDSSVTVHVVNHGIMN